Proteins co-encoded in one Desulfitobacterium hafniense DCB-2 genomic window:
- a CDS encoding (Fe-S)-binding protein: MKISLFITCLGDTMFPDLGETMAKIFTRLGHTVDFPEGQFCCGQISFNSGYMDDTRTVARATIDAFENSEVVVAPSGSCIGMIHHNYPDLFKDDPVYAKKAKDLIDKSYEFTQFVVNVLKTPDLGARYQAKVTYHPSCHATRLLGLRDEPMAILENIQGLEILPLPEAHLCCGFGGTFSIKMPKISEAMVAEKAEHVLASGADILTGLDMGCLMNISGYMEKHGRSIPAMHVIQLLGKGM, from the coding sequence ATGAAAATCTCGCTCTTTATTACCTGCCTCGGGGACACCATGTTTCCGGATCTTGGTGAAACCATGGCCAAAATCTTTACCCGTTTAGGGCATACTGTAGACTTTCCTGAAGGGCAATTTTGCTGCGGCCAGATCTCCTTTAATTCCGGTTACATGGACGATACCCGCACCGTAGCCCGGGCGACCATTGACGCTTTCGAAAACAGTGAGGTAGTGGTAGCTCCCAGCGGCTCTTGTATCGGCATGATTCATCACAATTATCCCGACTTATTTAAGGATGATCCTGTGTATGCCAAAAAAGCCAAAGACCTGATCGACAAAAGCTATGAGTTTACCCAATTCGTGGTCAATGTCCTTAAAACCCCGGATCTCGGTGCCCGTTATCAGGCTAAGGTCACCTATCATCCTTCCTGTCATGCCACCCGTCTTTTGGGGCTTCGTGATGAACCTATGGCTATTCTGGAGAACATACAAGGCTTAGAGATACTCCCCCTGCCGGAAGCTCATCTCTGCTGCGGCTTTGGAGGTACTTTCTCCATTAAGATGCCCAAAATATCCGAAGCCATGGTCGCCGAAAAAGCTGAGCATGTTTTGGCCTCCGGTGCCGATATTCTGACCGGGCTGGATATGGGCTGCCTTATGAATATATCCGGCTATATGGAGAAGCACGGCCGCTCCATTCCGGCTATGCATGTCATTCAATTGCTCGGAAAGGGGATGTAA
- the crcB gene encoding fluoride efflux transporter CrcB yields MIYLWVGCAGMFGAMLRYLIGISFFADSRFPWATLTINLLGSFLLAWLTSYVFKKVRLSPHLSTAIGTGFVGSFTTFSTLSVETISLFQDGHNFLAMVYVLVSLLGGLTMSHLGFKVSKEVQKS; encoded by the coding sequence ATGATTTATTTATGGGTAGGTTGTGCCGGAATGTTCGGGGCAATGCTCAGGTATTTAATCGGTATTTCATTCTTTGCTGATAGTCGGTTTCCTTGGGCAACCTTAACCATAAATTTGTTGGGGAGCTTTCTCTTAGCCTGGCTGACAAGCTATGTATTCAAGAAAGTCCGCCTCTCCCCACATCTTTCTACAGCAATAGGAACAGGGTTCGTTGGTTCGTTTACAACCTTTTCAACCCTGAGTGTGGAGACGATCAGCTTATTTCAGGATGGCCATAACTTTTTAGCTATGGTTTATGTATTGGTAAGTCTCCTCGGGGGACTAACAATGAGCCACCTGGGCTTTAAGGTAAGTAAAGAGGTGCAGAAATCGTGA
- a CDS encoding alpha/beta-type small acid-soluble spore protein, giving the protein MAGERSTNQPAVQGATQSLDQFKYEIANELGVQLGGDRTSRENGSVGGMMTKRMIQFAEENLKRGTRI; this is encoded by the coding sequence ATGGCAGGAGAAAGAAGTACTAATCAACCAGCAGTTCAAGGAGCAACACAATCACTGGATCAATTCAAGTATGAGATCGCAAATGAACTCGGCGTTCAATTGGGCGGTGACCGCACCAGCCGTGAAAACGGATCTGTCGGCGGCATGATGACCAAGCGCATGATTCAATTTGCAGAAGAAAACCTCAAAAGAGGAACCCGCATCTAA
- a CDS encoding LutC/YkgG family protein encodes MSERQAFIANIAKKLGRPTPTSVEPIKLKFPLYRLDSQEERIDKFMKMYEAMGGKAVQASTAKEAAQALREWFGESPQWLNPNSIVVWNELPTMARACLEELGWPARSYADLPAPERNAIMDKMELGITGADFGIAQSGSLVLKSSAKRGRAVSLVPIRHLAFIPAAFLRDSLDQVLDELMGTDIPAAIEIISGPSRTSDIEMDLSIGVHGPVEVFCILMMD; translated from the coding sequence ATGAGTGAGCGTCAAGCATTTATCGCCAATATCGCTAAAAAACTGGGACGTCCCACTCCAACCTCTGTAGAACCTATCAAGCTTAAATTCCCCCTCTACCGGCTGGACTCCCAAGAGGAACGGATCGATAAATTCATGAAAATGTATGAAGCCATGGGCGGTAAAGCCGTGCAAGCTTCTACCGCTAAAGAAGCCGCCCAGGCTTTGCGGGAGTGGTTCGGGGAAAGCCCTCAGTGGCTCAACCCCAATTCCATTGTGGTTTGGAATGAGCTCCCTACGATGGCCCGGGCCTGTTTGGAAGAGCTGGGCTGGCCGGCCCGTTCCTATGCTGACCTTCCTGCCCCGGAACGCAACGCTATCATGGATAAGATGGAGTTAGGCATTACCGGAGCCGACTTCGGCATAGCCCAATCCGGATCTCTCGTTTTGAAAAGCAGTGCCAAACGGGGCCGGGCTGTCAGCCTGGTGCCCATCCGCCATCTGGCCTTTATCCCAGCCGCCTTCCTCAGGGACAGTCTCGACCAGGTCCTTGATGAACTTATGGGAACAGATATCCCGGCTGCTATTGAAATCATCTCCGGACCAAGCCGTACCTCAGACATTGAGATGGATCTTTCCATCGGTGTTCACGGTCCCGTGGAAGTTTTTTGCATCCTTATGATGGATTAA
- a CDS encoding peptide chain release factor 3 has product MSISLEKQIRFRKTFAIISHPDAGKTTLTEKLLLFGGAIHLAGNVKARKTQRYATSDWMELERQRGISITSSAMQFNYQGFVINILDTPGHQDFSEDTYRTLTAADSAVMLIDAAKGVETQTIKLFEVCRRRGIPIFTFINKMDREGKHPIDLMDEVEKVLGIEAYAMNWPIGGGADFKGIYDRQTGQVECFTDGLRKGHDDTRQTGHIDDPWIKEWIGEDLLQRLREEIELLDMAGNVFDQERMDRGEVTPVFFGSALNNFGVPNFLDSFLKLAPAPAPRQSNLGILEPASQQFVGFVFKIQANMNAMHRDRIAFIRICSGRYERGMNVIHNRTHRKMRLAQPQQLFAQERTILDEAYAGDIIGVHDSGVLRIGDVLAEKDGIEFEAMPFFSPENFARVSIANALKRKQFIKGIQELQEEGAIHVFRDLNIGVEAPVIGVVGQLQFEVLEYRLRDEYGVEVQINNLPYEMVQWIPKDEEKIRILKESSMSMVVLDQDENYAVLLLDKWKANWLSERYGVEFHPQPIRE; this is encoded by the coding sequence GTGAGCATATCCCTTGAAAAACAAATCCGTTTCCGGAAAACATTTGCTATTATCTCCCACCCTGATGCAGGGAAGACCACGCTGACTGAAAAATTGCTGTTGTTTGGGGGAGCTATCCATCTGGCAGGGAATGTTAAGGCCAGAAAAACCCAACGCTATGCTACTTCAGACTGGATGGAACTGGAGCGGCAGAGGGGAATTTCGATTACCTCCAGCGCCATGCAGTTTAATTATCAGGGATTTGTCATTAATATTCTGGATACTCCGGGTCACCAGGATTTCAGTGAAGATACCTATCGCACGTTAACCGCTGCCGACAGTGCTGTGATGCTGATCGATGCGGCGAAAGGTGTGGAGACACAAACCATTAAGCTTTTCGAAGTCTGCAGGCGCAGGGGGATTCCCATTTTTACGTTCATTAACAAGATGGACCGGGAGGGGAAGCACCCCATCGATCTGATGGATGAAGTGGAGAAAGTTTTAGGCATCGAAGCCTATGCCATGAATTGGCCCATCGGCGGCGGAGCTGATTTTAAAGGAATTTATGACCGGCAAACGGGTCAGGTGGAGTGCTTTACCGACGGATTGCGCAAAGGCCATGATGATACACGGCAAACAGGTCACATTGACGATCCCTGGATCAAAGAATGGATCGGGGAAGATTTGCTGCAGCGACTCCGGGAGGAAATCGAACTTTTGGATATGGCCGGGAATGTCTTTGACCAGGAGCGGATGGATCGGGGGGAAGTAACTCCCGTGTTCTTTGGCAGCGCTTTGAATAATTTTGGTGTACCCAATTTCCTGGACAGCTTCTTGAAATTAGCCCCGGCTCCCGCCCCGCGGCAATCCAACCTAGGGATTTTAGAGCCGGCAAGTCAACAATTCGTGGGCTTTGTCTTTAAGATTCAAGCCAATATGAACGCCATGCATCGGGACCGTATTGCTTTCATTCGCATCTGCTCGGGCAGATACGAACGGGGAATGAATGTCATTCATAATCGGACCCATCGCAAAATGAGGCTGGCTCAGCCTCAGCAGCTCTTTGCCCAGGAGCGGACCATTTTGGACGAGGCATATGCCGGAGATATCATTGGGGTTCATGACAGCGGAGTACTCCGCATCGGTGATGTTCTGGCGGAAAAGGATGGTATTGAATTTGAGGCCATGCCGTTTTTCAGTCCGGAAAACTTTGCCCGGGTCAGCATCGCCAATGCCTTGAAAAGAAAGCAATTTATCAAGGGAATACAGGAGCTTCAAGAAGAAGGGGCCATCCATGTTTTCCGGGATTTGAATATTGGGGTAGAGGCTCCCGTGATCGGAGTCGTGGGCCAACTGCAGTTTGAAGTCCTGGAATACCGTCTGCGGGATGAGTATGGAGTAGAGGTCCAAATCAACAATTTGCCTTACGAAATGGTTCAATGGATACCTAAGGATGAAGAAAAGATTCGTATTCTTAAGGAATCCAGCATGAGTATGGTGGTCTTGGATCAGGATGAAAATTATGCTGTCCTGCTTCTGGACAAATGGAAGGCGAATTGGTTAAGCGAGCGCTATGGAGTAGAGTTTCATCCCCAGCCGATCAGGGAGTAG
- a CDS encoding C-GCAxxG-C-C family (seleno)protein: protein MSEEKDMSRRKFLKSGILAAGALAVGTSIFHTQVAEAAQLPEGEHCAPPSFPYPYVQLDPEKAKLDGYAGYGKSKCSYGAFEAVIGQLREKIGYPYTHVPTQVLGWGGTGGGGWGTLCGALIGAATAINYTMPKSDADKVVSELFGWYCDHPFPEFMPEAGKALEYEGPIEKSVAKSPLCHVSVSVWCDASGLKAESKARSERCARVTADVAAKTVELLNQFHSKNFKAVYKNEVVDDCMICHGKGHSLENTRGMMDCEQCHTDVDPNNLVDHIKKSWDLL from the coding sequence ATGAGTGAAGAAAAAGATATGTCAAGAAGAAAGTTTTTAAAATCCGGTATTCTGGCGGCGGGAGCTTTAGCTGTTGGCACAAGCATCTTTCATACCCAAGTGGCGGAGGCTGCCCAATTGCCGGAAGGGGAGCATTGCGCACCACCAAGTTTTCCCTACCCTTATGTACAGCTGGACCCGGAAAAAGCCAAGCTGGACGGCTATGCCGGCTATGGTAAATCCAAATGTTCTTATGGTGCCTTTGAGGCGGTTATCGGTCAATTAAGAGAAAAGATCGGTTATCCCTACACCCATGTTCCTACGCAGGTTCTGGGCTGGGGCGGTACCGGCGGCGGAGGCTGGGGTACCCTGTGCGGAGCCCTGATCGGTGCGGCTACGGCCATTAACTACACCATGCCTAAGAGTGATGCGGATAAGGTGGTCAGCGAATTGTTCGGTTGGTATTGTGATCATCCTTTCCCTGAATTCATGCCGGAAGCAGGCAAGGCTTTGGAATATGAGGGGCCTATCGAAAAAAGTGTCGCCAAATCACCTCTCTGTCACGTTTCCGTAAGCGTGTGGTGTGATGCCAGCGGTCTCAAGGCTGAGAGCAAGGCCAGAAGTGAGCGCTGCGCCCGCGTGACGGCAGATGTAGCTGCTAAAACTGTGGAGCTGTTAAATCAATTCCACAGCAAGAATTTCAAAGCCGTTTATAAGAATGAAGTGGTGGATGACTGCATGATCTGTCATGGTAAGGGTCATTCTTTGGAAAATACCCGGGGCATGATGGACTGTGAACAATGTCATACCGATGTTGATCCCAATAACCTGGTCGACCACATTAAGAAAAGCTGGGATCTGCTGTAA
- a CDS encoding C40 family peptidase gives MKKFINKLFVSLLALGFFATTLFAYPQTMAEPGTAQDLAWVEEMALAPQSDTVESDLEAVLASRELARADADRQAAIGAATGEISRGSQSSSAPSQAPKSTASSSSATSDKKSAATSKSTASAAKASVKTSASSTTSKATAVINTAKKYIGVPYVWGGTTTSGFDCSGYTQYVFAQHGISLPRVSRDQYKVGTAVSYSNLKAGDLVFFSLDGDKVIDHVGIFLGNGQFINASSSKGVTIYTMGSYWQSHFIGAKRVF, from the coding sequence ATGAAAAAATTTATCAATAAACTTTTCGTTTCTCTTCTAGCCTTGGGGTTTTTCGCCACTACCCTCTTTGCTTACCCGCAGACCATGGCAGAGCCCGGTACAGCTCAAGATCTGGCTTGGGTTGAGGAAATGGCCCTTGCTCCCCAAAGCGATACTGTTGAAAGCGATCTTGAAGCTGTTCTAGCCTCCAGAGAACTGGCCAGGGCCGATGCCGACAGACAAGCTGCAATCGGAGCAGCAACCGGTGAAATTTCCCGTGGGTCCCAGTCCAGCTCTGCACCCTCACAAGCCCCGAAAAGCACTGCTTCCAGCTCTTCTGCCACTTCTGACAAGAAGTCTGCCGCTACAAGCAAAAGCACCGCCAGCGCCGCCAAAGCTTCCGTCAAAACCAGTGCCTCCAGCACTACCTCCAAAGCTACTGCCGTGATCAACACGGCCAAAAAGTATATCGGAGTGCCTTATGTTTGGGGCGGCACTACGACCAGCGGCTTTGACTGCTCCGGATACACCCAGTACGTCTTCGCTCAGCATGGCATTTCCTTGCCCCGGGTATCCAGGGATCAATATAAGGTGGGCACGGCCGTTTCTTACAGCAACCTCAAGGCCGGGGACCTGGTCTTCTTCTCCTTGGATGGTGATAAAGTCATCGACCATGTGGGGATTTTCCTGGGCAATGGACAGTTCATTAATGCCTCCAGTTCAAAAGGAGTAACCATTTATACCATGGGTTCCTATTGGCAATCCCACTTCATTGGAGCAAAGCGCGTATTTTAG
- a CDS encoding helix-turn-helix transcriptional regulator, which produces MHGSSNLNKNTGRKNLTYREKEISKLRIQGYTRKEIADILNISHFTVKKHLENIYKKLGIASVVELIKLVYREK; this is translated from the coding sequence ATGCATGGAAGTTCTAACCTGAATAAAAACACAGGAAGAAAAAATTTGACATATCGCGAGAAAGAGATATCGAAACTGCGGATTCAAGGATACACTCGAAAAGAAATTGCAGATATTTTAAATATTAGCCATTTTACCGTGAAAAAGCATCTTGAAAACATTTATAAAAAGCTGGGTATAGCGTCTGTGGTCGAATTGATTAAATTGGTGTATAGAGAAAAATAG
- the crcB gene encoding fluoride efflux transporter CrcB, with protein sequence MASHILLVGIGGFCGAIVRYFFSRKLNSGKLPVGTLTVNLSGAFLLGAMAGANLSTTTTLLLGTGFLGAFTTFSTLKLEMAQLQLKKEHRLFILYTTITYGGGIALAYLGYWLGSFFR encoded by the coding sequence ATGGCATCACATATCCTTTTGGTTGGTATAGGCGGATTCTGTGGAGCAATTGTCCGTTATTTCTTCAGCAGGAAATTAAATAGCGGAAAACTACCGGTAGGCACGCTGACTGTGAATTTATCCGGAGCATTTCTTTTAGGAGCCATGGCCGGGGCTAATTTAAGTACGACAACAACGCTCTTGCTGGGAACAGGTTTCTTAGGTGCATTTACCACTTTCTCTACACTAAAACTGGAAATGGCTCAGCTGCAATTAAAAAAGGAGCATCGACTATTTATACTTTATACCACCATCACCTACGGTGGCGGAATTGCCCTTGCCTATTTAGGTTATTGGCTGGGCAGCTTTTTTCGTTGA
- a CDS encoding hydrogenase small subunit → MESGYQRLARRGVSRRDFLKLCTFTCAALGIDLSLAPQIAEAAEANLSKKPVIWMQGQGCTGCSESLLSSVDPGPEEIILDLLSVRYHPTLMAASGEQAVQSLEDCIAQGHYILVLEGSIPTADSRYCFVEGKPFIEQFKLAAEKAEAVIAVGSCACYGGIPRAGFTGAAGAQEVLEGVKVVNLPSCPVKPDRLVGLLLYYLSHNALPKLDGLNRPEAYYRYTLHDSCYRRWHYEKGEYLEDWNNPDTLDWCLYHKGCKGQDTYTNCANAWWNGGANFCGYAGSPCAGCSQPEYYDGFAPLFVNPKEVK, encoded by the coding sequence ATGGAAAGCGGATATCAGCGTCTCGCCAGAAGAGGGGTATCCAGAAGGGACTTTTTGAAACTGTGCACATTCACATGCGCGGCCCTGGGGATCGATTTGAGCTTAGCGCCTCAAATAGCGGAGGCGGCTGAAGCAAATTTATCCAAAAAACCGGTGATCTGGATGCAAGGGCAAGGCTGCACCGGGTGCAGCGAATCTCTGTTATCTTCGGTTGACCCGGGGCCGGAGGAGATTATTCTCGATCTTCTCTCGGTACGCTACCATCCTACCCTGATGGCAGCCTCAGGAGAGCAGGCTGTTCAAAGCCTGGAAGACTGTATAGCCCAAGGTCATTACATACTCGTCCTGGAGGGCTCGATTCCCACAGCGGATTCACGGTATTGCTTTGTGGAAGGAAAGCCCTTTATAGAACAATTCAAACTAGCTGCGGAAAAGGCTGAAGCGGTGATCGCTGTGGGCTCCTGTGCTTGTTACGGCGGGATTCCCCGTGCCGGGTTCACCGGGGCAGCGGGCGCCCAGGAGGTGCTCGAAGGAGTTAAGGTGGTCAATCTCCCCAGTTGTCCGGTCAAACCGGATCGGCTGGTGGGTTTGCTTCTATACTATCTGAGCCATAATGCTTTGCCTAAGCTGGACGGACTCAACCGGCCGGAAGCTTATTATCGCTACACCTTACATGACAGCTGTTATCGCCGCTGGCATTACGAAAAAGGAGAGTATCTGGAGGATTGGAATAACCCGGACACTCTGGATTGGTGCCTTTATCACAAGGGTTGCAAAGGGCAGGATACTTACACGAACTGTGCTAATGCCTGGTGGAATGGCGGAGCCAATTTCTGCGGCTATGCCGGATCGCCCTGTGCGGGATGCAGTCAGCCTGAGTATTATGACGGCTTCGCGCCCTTATTTGTGAACCCCAAGGAGGTGAAATAG
- a CDS encoding LutB/LldF family L-lactate oxidation iron-sulfur protein, translated as MSLDNHYDVDAALDKALKDDFLRKATRRATDRLRNNKLAITEELGNWEEWRQVGERIRNHVVENLDYYLDMLIENVEKNGGHVHLAKTPEDGVRIVQEIFQKHGFKSVIKSKSMITEEIHLNPVLEKDGIEVVETDLAEYIIQIADEPPSHIIVPAMHKTREQIAKLFEPIAGHPLESDTPTLTKFAREQLREKFLTSKIGITGCNFAVADTGTITMVTNEGNGRLTSTMPEVQITMMGMERIVPSYKELSVLLNLLARSATGQRLSVYTTMITPPKREGDIDGPKEWHLVILDHNRSEILGDEDFRSSLRCIRCGACFNVCPVYRQVGGHAYGSVYSGPIGVVITPLLEQNYEKWGHLPYYSSLCAACSEACPVRIPLQDLIVKHRDRKVLKGYTSGVEKKIFKYYGYYFSHPKTLSKFVRLGSKFQFILMRNGRIASGPPPLSNWTNSKTLPPVAKQMFRDQWPELEKKLKTMQRGDQ; from the coding sequence ATGTCACTGGATAATCACTATGACGTTGATGCCGCTTTAGATAAAGCTCTTAAAGATGATTTTCTGCGCAAGGCAACCCGCCGGGCTACCGATAGGCTGAGAAACAATAAACTGGCTATTACCGAAGAGCTGGGGAACTGGGAAGAATGGCGCCAGGTGGGAGAAAGAATCCGCAACCACGTCGTTGAAAACCTGGATTACTACCTTGACATGCTTATTGAAAATGTAGAAAAGAACGGCGGCCACGTTCACCTGGCCAAAACGCCGGAAGATGGGGTAAGAATCGTTCAGGAGATTTTCCAAAAGCATGGCTTCAAATCGGTGATCAAATCCAAATCCATGATTACGGAAGAAATTCACCTTAACCCGGTCCTGGAGAAAGACGGTATTGAGGTTGTGGAGACCGATTTAGCAGAGTATATTATCCAGATCGCCGATGAACCCCCTTCACATATTATTGTTCCGGCTATGCATAAAACCCGGGAGCAAATTGCCAAGCTCTTCGAGCCTATAGCAGGACATCCGCTGGAATCAGATACCCCAACCCTGACCAAATTTGCCCGGGAGCAGCTGCGGGAAAAATTCCTGACCAGTAAAATCGGCATAACCGGCTGCAACTTTGCCGTAGCGGATACAGGAACCATCACTATGGTTACCAATGAGGGCAATGGCCGTTTGACCAGTACCATGCCCGAGGTCCAAATCACCATGATGGGGATGGAGCGGATTGTCCCTTCCTACAAAGAGCTCAGCGTTCTTCTTAACCTGCTGGCCCGCAGCGCCACAGGACAGCGCCTCTCGGTCTACACCACCATGATTACTCCCCCCAAACGGGAAGGGGATATCGATGGACCTAAGGAATGGCATTTGGTCATTCTCGATCATAACCGCTCGGAAATCCTAGGGGATGAGGATTTCCGCTCATCTCTGCGCTGCATCCGCTGCGGAGCCTGCTTCAATGTCTGTCCCGTTTATCGCCAGGTTGGCGGACATGCTTACGGCTCTGTTTATTCAGGCCCCATCGGAGTCGTCATTACTCCCCTCCTGGAACAGAATTATGAGAAATGGGGGCATCTCCCCTACTACTCCTCTCTCTGTGCGGCCTGCTCCGAAGCTTGCCCGGTACGGATTCCCCTCCAGGATTTAATCGTCAAGCATCGGGACCGCAAGGTGCTCAAAGGCTATACTTCGGGTGTGGAAAAGAAGATCTTCAAATACTATGGCTATTACTTCTCCCATCCCAAGACCCTCAGCAAATTTGTCCGCTTAGGCTCCAAATTCCAATTTATCCTCATGCGCAACGGCAGAATTGCCTCAGGACCGCCGCCCCTCAGCAATTGGACCAACAGCAAGACCTTACCCCCTGTAGCCAAGCAAATGTTCCGGGATCAATGGCCGGAGTTGGAGAAGAAACTAAAAACTATGCAGCGAGGTGATCAATAA
- a CDS encoding nickel-dependent hydrogenase large subunit, whose amino-acid sequence MAKRIVIDPVTRVEGHLRIEVEIENNVVTNAWAQGTMFRGIEQILQGRDPRDAVYITERVCGVCMASHGWTSAMAIEDAQGANVPRAAQLIRNLIAGSLWLHDHPLHFYHLSALDYLDVLAVNHYQGNVAELLAVKNKIMSLVTAGDTAPLTPRYQPDSYSVRDPEIVTTALAHYLEALKIQGKAKKMSAVLGGKQPHQSSIVVGGVTIYPRKEQLEAFRTLLNEVVSFAELTYVPDVVSFCTGPLLELGKAGVGAGPGGYIAYGGFPMDDSGIEKLFKGGFISSEAPGVVEALDMSRITESVASAWYKEGEPAHPWAGETVIDFDKKGAYTFIKSPRYKGETAEVGPLARMLVMQHSGLLDLMGRYGIKPGAVARHLARAQETLLITKSMYRWLDDLETLLGSKTVRPDIHDSKHWDPPAQGQGAALNEAPRGALGHWLKIDQHVISNYQMVVPTTWNISPRDEKNIPGPVEQALIGVPVDPDNPVNVVRVIRSFDPCLACAVHLIDADGEKIVKI is encoded by the coding sequence ATGGCCAAGCGAATTGTGATTGACCCTGTAACACGAGTGGAGGGCCACCTACGCATTGAAGTGGAGATTGAGAATAATGTCGTAACCAATGCCTGGGCCCAGGGAACCATGTTCCGGGGGATTGAGCAGATTCTCCAGGGCAGAGACCCCCGCGATGCTGTGTATATTACGGAACGGGTCTGCGGAGTGTGTATGGCATCACACGGCTGGACATCGGCCATGGCCATCGAAGACGCCCAGGGAGCCAATGTACCCCGTGCCGCTCAGCTTATTCGCAATCTTATCGCCGGCTCATTATGGCTCCACGATCATCCTTTGCATTTCTATCATTTGTCGGCCCTTGATTATCTTGATGTCTTGGCAGTCAATCATTATCAAGGAAATGTTGCGGAGCTTCTCGCTGTTAAAAATAAGATCATGTCTTTGGTGACGGCGGGAGATACCGCCCCTCTGACCCCCCGCTACCAACCGGACAGTTATTCCGTAAGGGATCCGGAAATTGTCACAACCGCTCTCGCCCATTATTTGGAGGCCTTAAAGATTCAGGGTAAAGCCAAGAAGATGTCGGCTGTTCTGGGAGGGAAACAGCCCCATCAATCCAGTATTGTGGTAGGCGGAGTGACTATCTACCCCCGGAAAGAACAGCTGGAAGCCTTTAGAACCCTGCTCAATGAAGTCGTGTCCTTCGCCGAGCTGACTTATGTGCCCGACGTCGTGAGTTTTTGCACAGGTCCTCTGTTGGAGCTGGGGAAAGCCGGAGTCGGCGCGGGTCCGGGCGGTTATATAGCCTATGGCGGTTTCCCTATGGATGATTCCGGTATAGAAAAATTATTCAAGGGGGGCTTTATCAGCAGCGAGGCTCCGGGTGTTGTCGAAGCATTGGATATGAGCCGGATTACGGAAAGCGTAGCCAGTGCCTGGTACAAAGAGGGGGAGCCTGCTCATCCTTGGGCGGGAGAAACCGTCATCGATTTTGATAAAAAAGGAGCCTATACCTTTATTAAATCTCCCCGGTATAAGGGAGAGACTGCAGAAGTAGGGCCGCTGGCCCGGATGCTGGTTATGCAGCATTCAGGATTGCTGGACTTGATGGGCCGCTACGGAATTAAACCTGGAGCGGTTGCCCGTCACCTTGCCCGCGCCCAGGAAACGCTGCTGATCACCAAGTCCATGTACCGTTGGCTGGATGACTTAGAGACATTATTGGGAAGCAAGACCGTACGTCCTGATATTCATGATTCCAAGCACTGGGATCCTCCTGCTCAGGGTCAGGGAGCAGCTCTCAATGAGGCGCCAAGGGGAGCTTTGGGACATTGGCTCAAGATCGATCAACATGTCATCAGCAACTATCAGATGGTGGTTCCCACCACTTGGAATATTTCCCCTCGTGATGAGAAGAACATCCCAGGTCCTGTTGAACAGGCCTTGATAGGAGTGCCTGTTGATCCGGATAATCCTGTCAATGTGGTCCGGGTGATTCGTTCTTTTGACCCTTGTCTGGCCTGTGCGGTGCACCTTATTGATGCAGACGGGGAGAAGATAGTAAAGATCTGA
- a CDS encoding YbjN domain-containing protein, translating to MTLYEVLYNTLKKDCWKFDYDQKNELFRLEIRGINCDFVSFIIVDEEQESLLCNTHIKQKIPFAKRVEVCNFMNRINYELAIGNFEMDMDDGEIRFRTYLDSANSEPSQEQLINLIWNGAQTFDTYYPGFIKIVSEDYSAEEAVRVCSQDDES from the coding sequence ATGACGCTCTATGAAGTTCTGTATAATACCCTGAAGAAGGACTGTTGGAAATTTGACTATGATCAAAAGAACGAGTTGTTTCGCTTAGAGATTCGTGGTATTAACTGTGATTTCGTCTCTTTCATTATTGTCGATGAAGAGCAGGAATCTCTGCTTTGCAATACACATATCAAGCAGAAAATACCTTTTGCCAAGCGCGTAGAAGTCTGCAACTTCATGAATCGGATTAATTATGAACTTGCCATCGGCAATTTTGAAATGGATATGGATGATGGCGAAATTCGCTTTCGGACTTACCTGGATTCAGCCAATTCAGAGCCTTCCCAGGAACAGCTTATTAATCTCATCTGGAATGGTGCGCAAACCTTTGATACTTATTATCCTGGATTTATCAAAATCGTATCCGAAGATTATTCGGCTGAGGAAGCGGTGCGGGTTTGCTCCCAGGATGATGAGTCATAA